ATTGTAAGATATCCGCCGTGCCACTGGCATTTTTCACAGTGTCATTCTACGGTTGCGGCATTGACACAGCAGCCAGCGGGGGCTCGGGTTGCGGCGGCGTATTGAGTTTGGCCTGATCTTTAGCCTGATCGCGCTATTGGTGCAGATCATTGCACCGACCGGCGCGACTTATGCCGTGGCCAATGCCAACCCGTTCGATGCTATGCCGATTTGCGCTCATCAAGGCGAAGACGGCAGCACGCCCGCGCCGACCGGGCATGACAAATCCTGTCCATGCTGCACATTGTTGTGCTCCGTCTCGCACGCGGCTTTTCCCGCGCCCGCCGATATCCCGGCAGCCATCGCGGCGCCACAGCGGCTACCGCAAAAGCTTGTCTTCAAAGTCGCGAGCTTCATTCCGGCCGCGCGCGCCTTCCTGCCTGTCGCGCAGCCGCGCGCACCACCCGCTTTCTCCTGATCGACGCCACAGCAGCCTGACGGCTGCGTCCGCTTCATCGCTGCTCGGTCTCACCGCCGAGATCAGGGGATTCACCTCCATGTTTTTTCGAGCTGCATGCCTTTCCGGCGCAAGTCCGTTTGCGCTTACTCTGGTGCTCGCCTTATCGCCATCCATCGCAAAGGCCGCATCCCCAACACAATTGCCGACGGTCGACGTAAATGGCGCTGGCGCGCCGGCGCCATCCGCGCCCGAACCTCTTGCCATTGGCGCCGATAATCCGCCGCCCATCGTGCAGAAATATCAATTGCCGCAACAGGTCGAGACGATTACCTCGCAGGAAATCGAACAGACGATCAATCTCAAGGATCCCGAAGATGCGATCAAATATCTGCCGAGCCTTTTTGTCCGCAAGCGCAACGACGGCGACAATCAGGCCGTGCTCGCGACGCGGACATGGGGTGTAAATTCAAGCGCCCGCACTTTGATCTATGCCGACGACATTCTGCTCTCGGCTCTGATCAATAATAACAACACCAATGGTTCGCCGCATTGGAATCTCGTCGCGCCGGAGTCGATCGCCCGGATCGATTTTCTCGAAGGGCCCTATGCCGCCGCTTATCCAGGCAATTCGATCGGCGGCGTGCTGCTCATCACCACGAAGATGCCGGACCAGCTTCTGATGACGGCGAAACAGACGGAATCGATCCAACCTTTCAACCAATACGGCACCAATCATACATTCGTGACGCATCAGACGAGCGCGGCCCTCGGCGACCGGCATGAGAACTTCTCATGGCTGCTCAACTTCAATTACCTCGACTCTTATGCGCAACCGCTCACCTATACGACGAGCGCCACCATTCCCGCCGGAACGGCCGGCACCTTCCTGGCTCTGAACAAACAGGGACTCGCCGCCAATGTACTCGGCACAGGCGCGCTGACGCATTCGCAGCAGATCGTCACTAATCTGAAGCTCGCCTATGATTTCACACCCTGGCTGCAAGGCCGCTACACGCTTGGCTTTTGGTCGAACGATCAAAATTCCAATCCGGTGAGCTATCTCACCTCGACAGCGACCGGTGGTCCGACCTTTGGCGGCGTCGCGGGTTTCGCAGGCAACAACTATCAATGGACCGAGAAGCACCTTGCTAATGCGCTGTCGCTCGCGAGCGATACGCACGGTGCTTTCGACTTCGATGTTGCCATTTCCACCTATAATTATCTGACTGACATTCAACGCTACCCCTTCACGGTAACGCCGACGGGCATAGGCTTTTCCGAGATCGGCAAGGTCCAACGCATGGATGGCACGAATTGGCAGAACGCCGATTTGAAAGGCGTCTACCGGCCTTTCGGCATCAATGGACCGAACGAATTGAGCTTCGGTCTGCACGGCGACCGTTACGTACTCAACAATCCGACCTATCAAACACCAGCCTGGAATTTTGGATCGGATGTCGGCAATGGCCAGTTCTATTCGAACGGACAGGGCAAGACGGAGACAGGTGCGCTTTGGGCGCAGGACATGTGGAAAATCCTGCCCAATCTGAAACTGACCGTCGGCACGCGCTTAGAGACGTGGAATGCCTTTGACGGCCTCAACGTGAGCACCACCACAAGTTCGGCCGGCGCGATCACCGGCACGAAATCCGTGTTCCAGCCGCGCGAACATTCGGCCAATGCCTCACCCAAAGCCTCGCTTACCTGGTCCGTGACGCCCGAATGGGATGTCATCGGCTCTTTCGGGGAAGCCTATCGCTATCCGACGGTCGGCGAACTCTATCAGACCGTCACCTCGGGCTCGGCCATTGTGATTCCCAATCCCAACCTCACGCCTGAGCAGGACCTGTCAACCGAGGTCAACGTCGAACGCAAATGGGCGGACGGCAAGGTGCGCCTGTCCATATTCCAGGAGACCGTTCACAACGCGCTTATCTCGCAGACGAATTTCGTCAATGCCGGATCGACCCAAGTGGCGGTGACATCGGTCGGAAATATCGATGCGATCCGCAATCAGGGCGTCGAGCTCGCCGCGCAAAAAAACAACGTGCTGTTCAAAGGCGTCGAACTTTTCGGCAACATCACCTATGTCGATGCGCGCATTCTATCCGATCCGACTTGGGCGGGTTCCAATCCTTTGACCGGGAAGCCGGATACGGTCGTCGGCAAGCGCGTGCCCTATGTGCCGGACTGGCGTTCGACCATAGGCGTCACCTACAGGCCCGATACGCATTGGGCCTTTACGGTCGCCGCCCGCTATAGCGGCAAGCAATATTCGACCTTGGACAACACCGACATCATTCCGCATGTCTATGGCGCTTTCGACCGTTTCATCGTGGTCGATACGCGCATTCATTACGATGCGACTGAAAATGTCGCTTTCGACTTCGGCATAGACAATCTCAACAACGAGAAATATTTCCTGTTCCATCCCTTTCCGGGACGGACATTCGTCGCCGATGCGAGGATTAAATTCTGACGTCCGTGCGGCAGTTCAGCCGTGGCGGCACGCATCGATTTAGGGTCATGACTTAGATGACTATGCAACTCAAACCCTCATCCTGAGGAGCGTTCCGTCAGGAACGCGTCTCGAAGGAGAGGGTTTGGAGGAGAGCAATGTAATGCCGATCCCTCGTCCTTCGAGACGCGCACCTATCGGCGCGCTCCTCAGGATGAGGGATCTTATAGGTCGCGGCCTAGGCCTGCGGCATCTCCGGACCCTTGCCCGCGCCCGTCGCCTTGATGGCGGCGGCGATCCCGGCCATGTCGTCCTTGGTCAGTTCGAGCCGGCCCGCGTCGATCCAGCCGTCGATCTGTGCCGCATTGCGGGCGCCGACGATGGCGCCGGTGACGCCCGGCCAGGCGAGCGTCCAGGCAAGCGCCACTGAAGCGACCGTCGTCTTGTGACGCTCCGCGATCGGCTTGAATGCATCGGCGAGCTTCAGATTGGCGATGAGCTTGTCGCCCTGATATTCGCCATTGCGCGAACGCCAATCGTCCTTCGGCAAAGCCTTGGCGCGCTCCACTGTGAACGCCCCCGTGAGGAGGCCGGCCTGCATCGGACTATAGACGATGACGCCGGTTTCATGCGCATGGCACCAGGGGATTTCGGCGCCCGCGACCTCGCGGCGAATGGCGGAGAAAGGCGGCTGCAGCGTCTCGACATGGCCGATGCGCTCGGCTGCTTCCAATTGCGCGACATTATGATTGGAGAGGCCGACGGCCCGCACCTTGCCCTCTTTCTTCATGTCGAGAAGCACCTGCCAATAGACATCAAGCGGCGTGCCGTCCTCGGCCGGCCAATGCATCTGATAAAGATCGATGCGCTCGACGCCGAGCCGCTTCAACGAGGCCTCGACTTCGCGCTTCAGGCTCGCCGGTGCGCCGACCTGTTTCGGAAAGGCTTTGCGGTCCTTCTCGTCCCAGACGAGGCCGCACTTTGTGAAGACATAGGGACGTTCGCTTTGCGGAATATCGGCCAAGGCCTGCCGGACGACCTCTTCCGAATGGCCAAGGCCATAGACCGCCGCCGTATCGATCCAATTCACGCCGCTCCTGATCGCGTGCTGGATGGCCGCGATCGAATCACGATCATCCTGCGTGCCCCAGCCAACGGCCCAGTCCGCGCCGCCGATCGCCCAGGCGCCAAAGCCGACGCGGGTGATGTTCATGTCGGTGCGGCCGAGACGGCGGGTCGGCAGAGCCGCGGCAGGCGCGGAGCGTTCAAGAGTGGTGGTGGTCATCTGCTATCTCCTCTTTTGGCGGAAAATGGAGCGATGACCGCCTTGTTTCAAATGTAATACTGCGACGAAACCGGTCTCATCGATCAATTAAAATTGCGCTCTGGAGCGGCTCTGCCGCAGGCTGCAAAGCCGCATGCGCGGCAGCTATTCCGGCGCTGACATCGGCATAAAAAGATACATCGGGCCGGCGCACGCCATGCGTCCGCAAGATGCGCCGGACATGTCCGTGTGCGCCGGTCACATAGATGGCGACGCCCTGGCGGCGGGACTTGCGGACGAATCCCTCGATCGCCGCCGCCGCCGTCGAATCGAGCATCGGCACCGCCGAGACATCGATGACATAGGCCTTTGGAAATTCGGCGATCGAATCGAGCGCGGCTGCGACCGTCGCCGCCGCCCCGAAAAAGAAAGCGCCGGAGATTCGATAGACGATGACATCCCGGTCCGTCGCGACGGAGGCATCATAAGGTGTCCCCGCATCGTCTTCGTCTTCCGCGCCCGGATGACCGCTCTCGATCTCGACGGCCTGCGCCATGCGATGCAGGAACAAAAGAGCCGCCAAGGAGAAGCCGACCACGATGCCGGTCGCCAGATCGCGAAAGATCGTGAGCAGAAAGGTCGCGACCAAGACAAGCGCATCGCCGCGCGAGGCCAGCAGCAATCGCGCGAAGGCATGGCGCTCGGCCATGTTCCAGGCGACCACGCCGAGGAGGCCTGCCAGTGCGGCCAGGGGAATATAGGCTGCAAGCGGGGCGGCAACCGCCATGAAGAGAAGAACGAAGAGCGCGTGCAGTATGCCGGCCATCGGGCTGCGCGCACCCGAGCGAACATTGGTCGCGGTGCGCGCGATTGTGCCCGTCACGCAAATGCCGCCGAAAAGCGCGGACGCTATATTGGCAGTGCCTTGCGCCACAAGTTCGCAATTGGAGCGATGCCGCCGGCCCGTCATGCTATCGGCGACCACGGCCGACAACAGGCTTTCGATACTGCCCAGAAGCGCGAAAGAGATCGCCGCCGGCAGGACCGCCATCACTTTATCGAGCGAGATCACCGGCAGTTGCGGCATTGGCAGGCCGTGCGAAATGCCGCCGAAGCGCGTGCCGATCGTCTCGATCGGCAGGCCGAAGGCCCATGTCGCCAAAGATGCCATGGCGACGGCGATCAAGAGGCTCGGCCAATGCGGCCTGTAATGCTTCAAACCGACAATCGTCACGATGCTTAAAAGCGCGATCGCCAGCGCGGGCGCGCTGAAGGTCGGCAAAGCCTCGCCAATCGCTTTGAGCTTGGGCAGAAGTTCGCCCGGCTCGCTGCCGGCGAGATGCAGCCCGAGCAGATCCTTGATCTGACTCGCAAAGATGATGACCGCGATGCCCGCCGTGAATCCGACCGTCACCGGATAGGGAATATATTTGATGAAGGTGCCGAGCCGCAGAAAGCCGATGCAGAGAAGCATGAGCCCGGACAGCATGGTCGCGAGGATGAGCCCTTCGACGCCATGGGCCGCGACCGTTGCCGCGACCAGCACGATGAAGGCGCCGGCCGGGCCGCCGATCTGAAACCGGCTGCCGCTGAGCAAGGACACGAAGAAGCCGCCGACGATTGCCGTATAAAGCCCGCGATCGGGCGTCACGCCCGAAGCAATGGCGATCGCCATCGACAGCGGGATCGCGACGATGGCGACGGTGAGACCCGCGATCACGTCGGCGCGAAAATCGGCAAGCCCATAGCGCTCGCTGAGAACGGTGACGAGTTTCGGCGTGAACAGATCCCAAAATGTCGGCTGCAGTGCGCGTGCGTTCATGACGATCCTTCAATCCGCCTTGCCCGCGCGGCGCCTTGGGCCCGGCGCTGCTTCGGCGCAATCATGGGACGGCCGGTCTCGCCCGCGACCGTCTCGCTGTCTTTGCTGCGCACGCCCGTGCCGGGCTCCTTGAAACGCACGCCTCGGCCACTGCCGCCGCTCGCCATGTTGTCGCCGATCAATTCGATGCCCGCCTGGTCGAAAGCCGCGACCACACGCATCAACGTATCGACGACACCGCGGACGACTCCATCGCTTGCTTCCATGCGTTGGATCGTCGGCTGCGAGATGCCGGAGAGGATCGCGAGCTCACGCTGGTCGATTCCCAAAAGCGCTCTAGCAGCACGCATTTGCGCGGCAGTGATCATGTATCATCCTATCCTGGATATGAGTGATGATATGATATATATCAAAATACACATAAATAATGGGTATTTCACTCCGCCAAATGGCAGAGCGAATGTGCGACAATAGAGCGCATGAATGGAATGAGGGCTTTTAAACCCAGCCCGAGAGCTCGCGTTTCACGAGATCGAAGATGACGCTCATGCCTTCCTCGCTCTCGTTCAGGCACGGGATGCGCGCGAATTTCTGCCCGCCGGCCGAGAGGAAATAATCGCGGTTCTCGATACCGATTTCTTCGATCGTCTCCAAGCAATCGGCGACGAAGCCCGGCGTGATGATCGCGAGCTTTTTCACGCCTTGGCCCGGAAGCGCCTTCACGGTCTCGTCCGTATAGGGCTTCAGCCATTGCGCCGGTCCGAAGCGCGATTGGAAGGTCAAGCGGAATTGATCGTCGCTATACCCCATGGCGTCGCGCAGCAGCCTTCGCGTTTCCTCGCATTGCACGGCATATGGGTCGCCCTTGTCGACATAGGCCTGCGGCATGCCGTGGAAGGAGGCGAGGATCACCTCCGGAGTGAAATCGAGCTTGGCCAGTTCCTTGCGCAGGGAAGCTGCGAGCGCCTCTATATAGGCCGGCTGATCGAAATAGGGATGCGCTACCCGCAATGTCGGCTGCCAGCGCATTTTGGAAAGGACTTCGAAGGCCTTGTCGCAGACGGTCGCCGAAGTCGCAGCCGCATATTGCGGATAAAGCGGCACCAGGAGGATCCGGTCGCAGCCGTGCTTTTGCAGGGAATGGATCGCTTCCTCGATCGCGGGCTCGCCATAGCGCATCGCCCAGGCGACGCGGACCTTTTCTTCGGGAAAGCCAAGGCTGCCGATTTCGATGGCTGTTTCGAGCGTTTCCGCCTGCGCGCGCGTCATCGTTTTCAGCGGCGCTTCATCGCGCGCTTTGTTCCAGATTGCCGCGTAATCGGTGCCCTTGCGGGCGGGCCGGGTCGAAAGAATGATGAGATTGAGGATCGGCCACCAGATGAGACGCGGCGTCTCGATCACGCGGCGGTCCGACAGGAATTCCTTCAGATAACGCCGCATCGACCAGTAATCCGTGCCGGACGGCGAGCCGAGATTGACCAAAAGCACGCCGATCCGGCCGCCATAGGCGGTCGTCGCAGAGATTGGAGATAAAGCATTCATCGCTTCATGCACTCGGGCTTTTGGCATCATAATATGATCAACTATCTATGTGAAAGAACGCGCTGCAAAAGTCAGCTAACATGATCTTGATGGACCCTGCATGCCGTATCTGACCCGCCGCGCGACGCTGGCCTCCTTGGCCGCCGGCACCAGCCTCATTCCTTTACGCGCTGTGGCCGAGCCTGTCGCGCATCTGACCTTTGTCCTCGTCAACGACGTCTACGAGATGGACGAGAACGCCCAAAAGCGCGGCGGCCTTGCAAGGCTTGCGACGGTGGTGAAGACGGAACGCGCGCGCGCCTTGCGCGAGGGCCGGACGTTAAATTTCGTTCATGCCGGCGACACGCTCTCGCCAAGCCTGATGTCAAGCTTCGATCAAGGCCGGCACATGATCGCGCTCTTCAACGATCTCGGCCTCGATATTTTCGTGCCCGGCAATCATGAATTCGATTTCGGCCCCGAAGTCTATTCACAGCGGATTGATGAGGCGCATTTCGCGATCCTCGCCGCCAATCTGCGCGATGCCTCCGGCCAAGCGCTGCCGCATCACCAGGATATGCTGAGCCGCGACGTCAGTGGCGTGAAACTGGCTTTCATCGGCGCCGCTTATGACGCAACGCCCATGGCATCGCGCAGCGGAGACTTGAGCTTTGCGTCGACGCTCGCGACGATCAAGGACAAAGCCAAAGCGGCACGGGCCAATGGCGCCGATTTCGTGGTTGCGATCGTCCATGCCGACAAGGCGACAGGCAGCGCCTTGATGGCGGCGCACCAAGTGGATCTCATCCTCTCCGGCCATAACCACGATCTCCATCTCGATTTCGACGGCCGCACGGCTTTGGCGGAATCGCATCAAGACGCCAATTACGTGGTCGTCATCGATATCGACCTTGCCAAATCGAAGACCGAACCCTCGGGTCTCGTCTGGTGGCCGGATTTCAAGGTTGTCGATACGGCAAGCGTCGCGCCGGACGAGGAGATCCTCGACAAGACCCGCGCCTATCAAGGCGCGCTCTCGAAAGAACTCGATATGGAGGTCGCGACGCTCGCGGCTCCGCTCGACAGCCATACGGAGCTCGTGCGCACGCAGGAATGCGCCATCGGCAATCTCGTCGCCGATGCGCTTCGGGCCTCCGTGGGCGCCGACATCGCGATCACCAATGGCGGGGGTATCAGAGGCAACAGGATCTATGAAACGGGCTCGGATTGGACACGCCGCAACGTGCTCGTGGAATTGCCTTTCGGCAATAAGGTCGTCTCGGCCAATATGAGTGGCCAGGCGATCCTGACGGCGCTCGAAAACGGCTTTTCGCGTCTGCCGCAGGCCAGCGGCCGATTTCCGCAAATCTCAGGGCTTAAAGTGACGATCGCGCCTGCTGCCGCGCCCGGATCGCGCGTGCAATCGGCGCTCGTCAACGGCGAAGCGCTCGACCCTGCCCGCACCTATAAGCTTGCCAGCAATGATTTCATGGCGCGCGGCGGCGACGGCTATACGATGTTTGCGGGCGACGGCATCACGGTCGACACGGGCGATATTCTATTGGCCCGCGCGGTGATGGACTACGCGCAAAAGCTTCAGACGATCGACGCGAAGGTCGAGGGGCGGATCGTTGAGGTGTGATGCCGCCTTTAAACGCTGTCATGGCCGGGCTCGTCCCGGCCATCCACGTTCTAAGGTGATGTGAAAGGCATGGATGGCCGGGACAAGCCCGGCCATGACGCTTCCACGAAGGAAGCTGACGATCACGCAATTATCATGATGAGGTCCTTGGCCTCCACCGGCTGACCCGGGAAAATCAGGATCTCCGACACTTTCCCGTCGCGCGGCGCGCGCAAGGCGGTCTCCATTTTCATGGCTTCGAGCGAAAGAAGCACGTCGCCTGCCTTCACCATCTGGCCAAGTTGCACGGAGAGCACCGCGACGACACCCGGCATGGGCGCAGCCACATGACCGTCGTTGCCGTCCTCGGCCTTGCGGCGCGCCGGCAGCATGGCGACCGCTGCGCGGTTCGGAATTTTCACGATGCGCGGCTGCCCGTTGAGTTCGAAGAAGACGCGCACTTGGCCCTCTTCTTCCGTCTCGCCGATGGCCTGCAAGCGGATGATGAGAGTCTTGCCCTTTTCGATCGTGACGGCGATCTCCTCGCCGATCTGCATGCCGTAAAAATAGACTGGCGTCGGCAGGCAGGAGACCGGCCCATATTTGCGCGCGACGCCCGCGAAATCGGCGAAGATTTTCGGATACATCAAATAAGACGCGAGCGCGCGATCGTCGAGCGGCTCGCCAAGGCGCTTCTCGCCCTCTTCACGCACAGCTTTGAAATCGGCCGGCGGCAGAAGCGTGCCTGCACGCACCGTGATCGGCTTGTCGCCGTTCAAGGCCTTCTTCTGCAAGGCCGGCGGCCAGCCGCCTGGAGGCTGGCCGAGATCGCCATGCAGCATTTCGACGACGGAGCCCGGAAAAGCGATCTCGCGATCGGGATCGAGCACATCTTCCGGCGTCAGCCCTTGCGATACCATGACCAGCGCCATGTCGCCGACCACTTTGGAGGATGGCGTCACTTTGACGATATCGCCGAACATGTCATTCGCCGCGCGATAGGCTTTGGCGACTTCATGCCAGCGCGATTCAAGGCCGAGCGAGCGTGCCTGCTCCTTCAGATTGGTGAATTGGCCGCCCGGCATTTCGTGCATATAGACTTCCGACGCGCCCGCCTTCAGGTCGCTTTCGAATGCCGCATATTGCGTGCGCACAGCTTCCCAATAGAAACTCAAACGGCGAATCGCCTCCGGATCGAGTTCCGTATTGCCTTCGACATGGCGCAGTGCCTCGACGATCGATCCAAGGCAAGGCTGCGAAGTCGCGCCCGACATCGCATCCATGGCCGCATCAACCGCATCGACGCCGGCTTGCACCGCGACGAGCACGCTCGCGCCCGAAATGCCGGACGTGTCATGCGTATGCAGATGGATCGGCAGCCCGACCTCCTGCTTCAAGGCTTTGATGAGCACGGCGGCGGAAGCGGGCTTCAACAACCCCGCCATATCCTTCAAGCCGATGATGTGGCAGCCCGCCTGCTCAAGCTCCCTGGCAAGGCTCGTATAATATTTGAGAGAATATTTGGCGCGATCGGGATCGAGAATATCGCCTGTATAGCAGATCGCGCCTTCGGCGAGCTTGCCCGCTTCGCAG
The Methyloferula stellata AR4 DNA segment above includes these coding regions:
- a CDS encoding DUF2946 family protein, encoding MRRRIEFGLIFSLIALLVQIIAPTGATYAVANANPFDAMPICAHQGEDGSTPAPTGHDKSCPCCTLLCSVSHAAFPAPADIPAAIAAPQRLPQKLVFKVASFIPAARAFLPVAQPRAPPAFS
- a CDS encoding TonB-dependent receptor, whose product is MFFRAACLSGASPFALTLVLALSPSIAKAASPTQLPTVDVNGAGAPAPSAPEPLAIGADNPPPIVQKYQLPQQVETITSQEIEQTINLKDPEDAIKYLPSLFVRKRNDGDNQAVLATRTWGVNSSARTLIYADDILLSALINNNNTNGSPHWNLVAPESIARIDFLEGPYAAAYPGNSIGGVLLITTKMPDQLLMTAKQTESIQPFNQYGTNHTFVTHQTSAALGDRHENFSWLLNFNYLDSYAQPLTYTTSATIPAGTAGTFLALNKQGLAANVLGTGALTHSQQIVTNLKLAYDFTPWLQGRYTLGFWSNDQNSNPVSYLTSTATGGPTFGGVAGFAGNNYQWTEKHLANALSLASDTHGAFDFDVAISTYNYLTDIQRYPFTVTPTGIGFSEIGKVQRMDGTNWQNADLKGVYRPFGINGPNELSFGLHGDRYVLNNPTYQTPAWNFGSDVGNGQFYSNGQGKTETGALWAQDMWKILPNLKLTVGTRLETWNAFDGLNVSTTTSSAGAITGTKSVFQPREHSANASPKASLTWSVTPEWDVIGSFGEAYRYPTVGELYQTVTSGSAIVIPNPNLTPEQDLSTEVNVERKWADGKVRLSIFQETVHNALISQTNFVNAGSTQVAVTSVGNIDAIRNQGVELAAQKNNVLFKGVELFGNITYVDARILSDPTWAGSNPLTGKPDTVVGKRVPYVPDWRSTIGVTYRPDTHWAFTVAARYSGKQYSTLDNTDIIPHVYGAFDRFIVVDTRIHYDATENVAFDFGIDNLNNEKYFLFHPFPGRTFVADARIKF
- a CDS encoding aldo/keto reductase, with the protein product MTTTTLERSAPAAALPTRRLGRTDMNITRVGFGAWAIGGADWAVGWGTQDDRDSIAAIQHAIRSGVNWIDTAAVYGLGHSEEVVRQALADIPQSERPYVFTKCGLVWDEKDRKAFPKQVGAPASLKREVEASLKRLGVERIDLYQMHWPAEDGTPLDVYWQVLLDMKKEGKVRAVGLSNHNVAQLEAAERIGHVETLQPPFSAIRREVAGAEIPWCHAHETGVIVYSPMQAGLLTGAFTVERAKALPKDDWRSRNGEYQGDKLIANLKLADAFKPIAERHKTTVASVALAWTLAWPGVTGAIVGARNAAQIDGWIDAGRLELTKDDMAGIAAAIKATGAGKGPEMPQA
- a CDS encoding SulP family inorganic anion transporter produces the protein MNARALQPTFWDLFTPKLVTVLSERYGLADFRADVIAGLTVAIVAIPLSMAIAIASGVTPDRGLYTAIVGGFFVSLLSGSRFQIGGPAGAFIVLVAATVAAHGVEGLILATMLSGLMLLCIGFLRLGTFIKYIPYPVTVGFTAGIAVIIFASQIKDLLGLHLAGSEPGELLPKLKAIGEALPTFSAPALAIALLSIVTIVGLKHYRPHWPSLLIAVAMASLATWAFGLPIETIGTRFGGISHGLPMPQLPVISLDKVMAVLPAAISFALLGSIESLLSAVVADSMTGRRHRSNCELVAQGTANIASALFGGICVTGTIARTATNVRSGARSPMAGILHALFVLLFMAVAAPLAAYIPLAALAGLLGVVAWNMAERHAFARLLLASRGDALVLVATFLLTIFRDLATGIVVGFSLAALLFLHRMAQAVEIESGHPGAEDEDDAGTPYDASVATDRDVIVYRISGAFFFGAAATVAAALDSIAEFPKAYVIDVSAVPMLDSTAAAAIEGFVRKSRRQGVAIYVTGAHGHVRRILRTHGVRRPDVSFYADVSAGIAAAHAALQPAAEPLQSAILIDR
- a CDS encoding helix-turn-helix domain-containing protein — encoded protein: MITAAQMRAARALLGIDQRELAILSGISQPTIQRMEASDGVVRGVVDTLMRVVAAFDQAGIELIGDNMASGGSGRGVRFKEPGTGVRSKDSETVAGETGRPMIAPKQRRAQGAARARRIEGSS
- the hemH gene encoding ferrochelatase; protein product: MNALSPISATTAYGGRIGVLLVNLGSPSGTDYWSMRRYLKEFLSDRRVIETPRLIWWPILNLIILSTRPARKGTDYAAIWNKARDEAPLKTMTRAQAETLETAIEIGSLGFPEEKVRVAWAMRYGEPAIEEAIHSLQKHGCDRILLVPLYPQYAAATSATVCDKAFEVLSKMRWQPTLRVAHPYFDQPAYIEALAASLRKELAKLDFTPEVILASFHGMPQAYVDKGDPYAVQCEETRRLLRDAMGYSDDQFRLTFQSRFGPAQWLKPYTDETVKALPGQGVKKLAIITPGFVADCLETIEEIGIENRDYFLSAGGQKFARIPCLNESEEGMSVIFDLVKRELSGWV
- a CDS encoding bifunctional metallophosphatase/5'-nucleotidase, whose product is MPYLTRRATLASLAAGTSLIPLRAVAEPVAHLTFVLVNDVYEMDENAQKRGGLARLATVVKTERARALREGRTLNFVHAGDTLSPSLMSSFDQGRHMIALFNDLGLDIFVPGNHEFDFGPEVYSQRIDEAHFAILAANLRDASGQALPHHQDMLSRDVSGVKLAFIGAAYDATPMASRSGDLSFASTLATIKDKAKAARANGADFVVAIVHADKATGSALMAAHQVDLILSGHNHDLHLDFDGRTALAESHQDANYVVVIDIDLAKSKTEPSGLVWWPDFKVVDTASVAPDEEILDKTRAYQGALSKELDMEVATLAAPLDSHTELVRTQECAIGNLVADALRASVGADIAITNGGGIRGNRIYETGSDWTRRNVLVELPFGNKVVSANMSGQAILTALENGFSRLPQASGRFPQISGLKVTIAPAAAPGSRVQSALVNGEALDPARTYKLASNDFMARGGDGYTMFAGDGITVDTGDILLARAVMDYAQKLQTIDAKVEGRIVEV